From a region of the Panicum virgatum strain AP13 chromosome 2K, P.virgatum_v5, whole genome shotgun sequence genome:
- the LOC120694705 gene encoding E3 ubiquitin-protein ligase SP1-like: MMIPWGGVGCCLSAAALYLLGRSSGRDAEVLRSVARAGSMKDLAAILDTASKVLPLVVAVSGRVGSDTPLICQQSGMRGVIVEETAEQHFLKHNDAGSWIQDSAVMLSVSKEVPWYLDDGTGRVYVVGARAAAGLILTVASEVFEESGRTLVRGTLDYLQGLKMLGVKRTERVLPTGTSLTVVGEAIKDDVGTIRIQRPHKGPFYVSPKSIDQLILNLGKWAKLYRLASMGFATFGVFLLAKRAIQHFLERKRRHELQKRVFNAAAQRQARESEGGNGTSDTEPNSKKDQLVLDICVICLEQEYNAVFVPCGHMCCCMACSSHLTNCPLCRRRIDQAVRTFRH, from the exons ATGATGATCCCGTGGGGTGGGGTCGGGTGCTGCCTCAGCGCCGCGGCGCTGTATCTGCTCGGGAGGAGCAGCGGGAG GGATGCGGAGGTGCTGCGCTCGGTGGCAAGGGCTGGCAGCATGAAGGATTTAG CTGCTATCTTGGACACTGCAAGTAAAGTCCTACCACTTGTAGTTGCCGTTTCTGGAAGAGTTGGTTCAGACACGCCACTTATATGCCAACAAAGTGGCATGAGAGGTGTAATCGTTGAGGAAACG GCAGAGCAACACTTCCTGAAGCACAACGATGCTGGATCCTGGATTCAAGATTCTGCAGTGATGCTTTCTGTTAGCAAAGAGGTTCCATGGTATCTG GATGATGGAACTGGACGTGTCTATGTGGTTGGTGCTCGTGCTGCAGCTGGTTTAATTTTAACTGTTGCCAGTGAGGTTTTTGAGGAATCAGGGCGGACACTTGTACGTGGAACTCTAGATTATTTACAAGGATTGAAG ATGCTCGGAGTAAAGCGTACTGAAAGAGTTCTTCCAACTGGAACCTCTTTGACGGTTGTTGGTGAG GCCATTAAAGATGATGTTGGAACTATTCGAATTCAGCGACCACACAAAGGACCATTTTATGTATCACCAAAAAGCATTGATCAACTTATCTTGAATCTTGGAAAATGGGCCAA GTTATACCGGCTTGCTTCCATGGGCTTTGCAACATTTGGTGTCTTCCTTCTTGCAAAGCGTGCAATACAGCATTTTCTAGAAAGAAAGCGCCGGCATGAACTGCAGAAAAG GGTTTTTAATGCAGCAGCACAAAGGCAAGCTAGAGAATCTGAAg GGGGCAATGGTACATCGGACACAGAACCTAACAGTAAAAAAGATCAGTTAGTGCTGGATATATGTGTTATATGCCTTGAGCAAGAGTACAATGCTGTTTTTGTGCC GTGTGGCCATATGTGTTGCTGTATGGCGTGCTCTTCACATTTAACAAATTGCCCACTTTGCCGGAGAAGAATAGACCAAGCTGTCAGAACTTTCCGCCATTGA
- the LOC120694704 gene encoding DEAD-box ATP-dependent RNA helicase 57, whose translation MENSKLSSALFAGTHFNRKRFSADFARFHQGPTPSPAALCAPFPEKKRKRKSGKAKAKKNQKKRAEAAIASSSDAVEGFNVFKGLTAKNDELRSEKVETGKDEDSVAVRRRKEIEREIERAAVLRKRFDIHIAGQNVPAPLESFEELISRYGCDSYLVGNLSKLGFHEPTPIQRQAIPILLSGRECFACAPTGSGKTLAFLFPLLMKIKPGSKGGVKAVILCPTRELAAQTVRECKKLAKGRKYYIKLMTKDLSKSGNFKDMHCDILVSTPLRLDHAVKKRDLDLSSVEYLVLDESDKLFELGFVEVIDSVVEACSNPSIIRSLFSATLPDSIEALARTIMHDAIRIIVGRKNSASSLIKQKLIFAGTERGKLLALRQSFQESLNPPVLIFVQSKERAKELYKELAFDDVRADVIHADLNEQQRQDAVDNLRAGKTWVLIATEVIARGMDFKGVNCVINYDFPESVAAYIHRIGRSGRAGRSGEAITFFTEEDKPFLRNIANVLVSSGCEVPPWIMALPKLKRKKHRVDRDPISTIPDED comes from the exons atGGAGAACTCGAAGCTCTCGTCGGCGCTCTTCGCGGGCACCCACTTCAACCGCAAGCGCTTCTCCGCCGACTTTGCGCGGTTCCATCAGGGCCCGACTCCCTCACCCGCCGCCCTCTGCGCGCCGTTCCCGGAGAAGAAGCGGAAGCGCAAGAGCGGCAAGGCGAAGGCAAAGAAGAATCAGAAGAAGAGAGCGGAAGCGGCTATCGCCTCGTCGTCGG ATGCTGTGGAGGGGTTCAATGTGTTCAAGGGATTGACGGCTAAAAATGATGAGCTGCGTTCTGAGAAAGTGGAGACAGGGAAGGATGAGGATTCGGTGGCTGTGAGGCGGCGGAAGGAGATTGAGAGGGAAATCGAG AGGGCTGCAGTTCTTAGGAAGAGGTTTGACATTCACATTGCTGGACAAAATGTTCCAGCACCACTTGAGAGCTTTGAAGAACTGATTTCAAG GTATGGTTGTGATTCCTATCTGGTTGGGAACTTGTCAAAACTTGGGTTTCATGAACCTACACCGATACAAAGGCAGGCCATTCCCATTCTTCTTTCG GGGAGGGAATGCTTTGCTTGTGCACCTACTGGTTCTGGCAAGACACTGGCTTTCTTGTTTCCACTTCTTATGAAAATTAAG CCAGGGTCTAAAGGTGGTGTTAAAGCCGTGATTCTTTGCCCAACGAGGGAATTAGCTGCACAAACTGTGAGAGAATGCAAGAAGTTAGCTAAAGGAAGAAAGTACTATATTAAATTGATGACCAAAGATCTCTCCAAATCAGGGAATTTCAAAGATATGCACTGTGATATCCTTGTTTCCACCCCGCTTCGTTTGGACCATGCTGTAAAGAAAAGGGACCTTGATTTAAGTAG TGTGGAATACCTTGTCTTGGATGAATCTGATAAACTTTTTGAGCTTGGATTTGTTGAAGTGATCGATTCAGTTGTTGAAGCCTGTTCTAATCCTTCCATAATTCGGTCTCTGTTCAGTGCCACATTGCCTGATTCAATTGAGGCTCTTGCACGCACTATAATGCATGATGCCATTCGAATCATTGTTGGAAGAAA GAATTCAGCCTCCTCACTGATTAAGCAAAAGTTGATTTTTGCTGGAACTGAGAGGGGGAAATTGTTAGCCCTTCGCCAAAGCTTTCAAGAG TCTCTCAATCCACCAGTATTGATCTTtgttcaaagcaaagagagggCAAAAGAGCTTTACAAAGAACTGGCATTTGACGACGTTAGGGCTGATGTGATTCATGCAGACCTGAATGAGCAGCAG CGTCAGGATGCTGTTGACAACTTGAGAGCTGGAAAGACCTGGGTACTGATAGCAACAGAAGTCATTGCTCGGGGAATGGACTTCAAAGGTGTAAACTGCGTGATAAACTACGATTTTCCGGAGTCAGTTGCTGCCTATATTCACAGGATAG GACGATCTGGAAGAGCTGGGAGATCTGGGGAGGCCATCACATTCTTTACAGAGGAGGACAAGCCATTCTTGAGGAATATCGCAAACGTTCTGGTATCTTCAGGTTGTGAAGTTCCTCCCTGGATAATGGCGTTGCCGAAGCTCAAGCGAAAGAAACACAGGGTGGATAGGGACCCAATCTCCACCATACCAGATGAAGATTAA